From the genome of Bacteroidota bacterium:
GTGACACTGAAAGAAAGTCCATCGTGAATTTCCTGCGCGAATAAATTAACGGAAATGAAAAAAGAAAGTAAGCAAAGAAAATTTTTCATGAAACGAATCTAAGGAATTTATTCGGTAATCCTGATTGTAATCGGGCTTCCCACAGTAAGATTATACAATCCGGAAATTCCTCCGCGTGATTGCGCGATTTCAAGATAGCCCGCTGAATTGAACAGCGCAAGAATTCCTCCTGAGGAAACTTCATTGTAGCGCTGTGAAATTTCTGCAATCTCTTCTCCCTGGAATTCGAGCGTAAATTTTTTTCCGCGGATGGTATCGTTGAAAAATTGTTTGGTGATGTTCGCCACCGCATTGCCGTACGAATCCACATACATCACCGTTCCGTGCAAAACATTATCTGTAAACACGGGACGAATAGTATTTACCTTTTTGAAATTTTCCTGCGCAATTCCCAAAACTTCAGGCGTTCCTCCGCGTGCAAGATGGCAGGCGGCTTTCACAAAAATATCTTTCAGCGGAAAAATCATTATATCAGTTTCCTGGCGAATGTTGCTCAGGTCATAAATTTTATCCGGCACTTTTTCAAACAGCAAAGAAAAAATTCCGTTATCCGTTCCGATGAAATAATGTCCGTCACATAAAATTGCCAAATGATTTTGATTTGCGCTTGCTTCGGCATTTATACCTATTATATGTACAGTTCCCGCAGGAAAATTCGGATACGCCTGTTTCAAAACATACGCGCCATGACGAATATCAAACGCGGGAACATTATGCGTAATATCCACAATCGCCACTTCGGGCATTTGCGAAAGAATTGCACCCTTCAGCGCGCCCACATAATAATCGGTGAGTCCTAAATCGGTGGTGAGGGTGATGATAGGCATTGTTAAAATGTCAATAACTTATATCTGAAAAAGTAAACACTTTTTTTATTTTCGCTTTGCAAAAGTAAAAACAATAAACGAAACCAACTTTCTTGAACGAACTTCTTATCCGAATTGATTCCGAAAATCCTGTTGAGTTTTATGGAATCAACGACCGCAATCTCTTCTTAATCAAAAAACGTTTTCCGAAACTTAAAATTGTTGCGCGTGGCGACACGCTGAAAGTTTTAGGCGAACAGGAAGAACTGGACTTGTTTGAAAAAAGAATCCAGGCGCTGCAGAATTATTATTCCACAGGCGGAAAATTGTCGGAAGATGTAATTGACCAGATTATGAGCGGAAACGAATCGCAGGTAAATGTTCCGGCAGATTCGGGCGATGTAATTGTTTTCGGCAACAATGGAATAATTGTAAAAGCACGAACAGCAAATCAAAGAAAGATGGTGGAGAGTGCGAAGAGAAACGATATCATTTTTGCAATTGGTCCCGCGGGAACAGGAAAAACGTATACGGCAGTTGCGATGGCAGTGCGCGCGTTGAAAAATAAAGAAGTCAGAAAAATTGTTTTATGCCGTCCTGCCGTGGAAGCGGGAGAAAGTTTAGGATTTCTTCCGGGTGATTTGAAAGAAAAACTCGATCCGTATCTTCAGCCGCTATATGATGCGCTCTACGATATGATTCCTCCCGAAAAAATGATGAACTATATTGAGAACCGCACGGTGGAAATTGCTCCGCTTGCTTTCATGCGCGGGCGCACGCTCGACCATGCGTATGTGATTTTGGACGAAGCGCAAAACGCAACCGAAGGACAATTGAAAATGTTTTTAACCCGCATGGGTTCCACTGCGAAATTTGTTATCACCGGTGATGTAACGCAAATTGATTTGCCGCGAAACCAGCCATCGGGTTTGGCAAATGCTTTTCAGATTCTCGGAGGAATTAACGGAATAGATTTCATTCATCTTGATGGAAGCGATGTGGTGCGCCATCGTTTAGTGAAGAGTGTGATTGACGCGTATGCAAAAACAAAAGGCCCGATTCAACCAAACGTATAATTTTTTATGGAAGCAATTACAGCAACCAATTTCAAATTTCCCGGGCAAAAAAGTTTTTACAAGGGAAAAGTGCGCGATGTATATAACATCAACGATGAAATTCTTGTAATGATTGTGTCGGATAGAATTTCTGCGTTTGATGTAGTTCTTCCGAGAGGAATTCCTTATAAAGGGCAAGTGCTGAATCAAATCGCTTCGAAGTTTTTGAAAGCGACTTCTGATATTGTTCCCAACTGGGTGATTGATGTTCCCGACCCGATGGTTACCGTTGGAAAAATGTGCGAGCCGTTTAAAGTGGAGATGGTGATTCGCGGATACGCGAGCGGTCACGCATGGAGAACTTACAAAAGTGGAAAAAGAGAATTATGCGGAGTGAAACTTCCCGAAGGAATTAAAGAGAATGATAAATTTCCGGAACCGATAATTACTCCGAGTACAAAAGCAAGCATTGGGCATGATGAAGATATTTCACGCGAAGAAATTCTGAAGCAGGAAATTGTTTCGAAAGAAGATTACGAGCAATTGGAAAAATATACGCGTGCAGTTTTCAAACGCGGAACTGAGTTGGCAGATAAAATGGGATTGATTCTCGTAGATACAAAATATGAATTCGGAAAGAAGGATGGGAAAATTTATTTGATTGACGAAATTCACACGCCTGATTCTTCCAGATATTTTTACAAAGAAGGTTATGCCGAGCGCCAGAAAAAAGGTGAACCGCAGAAGCAACTTTCAAAAGAGTTTGTACGCGAGTGGCTCATCGCAAATAATTTTATGGGCAAAGAAGGTCAAACAGTTCCTGAAATGACCGATGCAATTGTAAAACAAATTTCTGACCGTTACATTGAACTCTACGAAAATATTACAGGAGAAAAATTTCAGCGTGCGGATGCTTCGAATGTACTTGGCAGGGTGGAAGCAAATATAAATTCATTCCTGAAAAAATATTTTTCTTCAAAGCAAGCAGTTCATTCCTGATTCATTCTTCAGAATCTATCCAGAATTTCTCTCTTATATTTGCGCCACCTATGAGAGGAATAATTTTCTTTCTTCTGTTTTCTGCTTTTGCAAGTAGTGTATTTTCCAATTCTAAAAATTCTGATTCCACACAAACTTCAAAGAAAGAATATACTGCTGTTCGCATTTCTCATCCGCCAAAAATTGATGCGGACTTAAACGATTCCTGCTGGATGAATATTCCTGTGGCAACAGATTTTATTCAATCGCAGCCCAACCCGCTTCTTCCTTCCAGAAAAAAAACGGATGTTAAACTTGCGTATGATAATAATGCAATTTATGTTCTTGCTATAATGTATGATTCTTCTCCTGATAGTATTTTACACGAACTGTCAACAAGAGACAATGCTTTTTTCGGACCCAATGCCGATGCATTCGGAGTTTTGTTCGATACCTATCACGATAAACAAAATGCTTTTTTATTTTCTGTGACCGCTGCAGGTGTGCAGGCTGATACAAGATTATCGGGAGATAATTTTGACGACTCATGGAATGCAGTGTGGGAAAGTAAAGTGAAGATTACAAATTACGGATGGGTTGCTGAATACAGAATCCCTTATTCTGCACTTCGTTTTCCAAAAAAAGAAATTCAGGAATGGGGAATAAATTTTTCCCGCCAGATTAGAAGATGCCGCGAGTTCAGTAACTGGAATCCGATTGATCCGAAGGTGAATGGAATGGTTGTGCAGGCAGGAATTCTTCATGGCATTTCAAATATTAAATCTCCGCTACGGCTTTCTGTTTCACCTTATATTTCTACGTATGCCTATAATTTTGCCGGTCAAAATTCTTATGCCTTCAACGGAGGAGCAGATGTAAAATACGGCATCAATGAAAGTTTTACAATGGATATGATGCTGATTCCTGATTTCGGGCAGGTGAGAAGTGATGACAAGATTTTAAATCTTTCTCCATTTGAAGTCCGCTATGATGAAAGGCGTTCTTTCTTTACCGAAGGAACGGAACTTTTCAACCGTGCGAATATTTTTTATTCTCGAAGAGTGGGAGGAATTCCTTTACGATACAATTCCGTGTACGATTCAACAAGGACAAATGAAATCGTTGATAAGAATCCGCAAAATGCACAACTGTATAACGCAACAAAAATTTCAGGAAGAACAAAAGACAAACTCGGCATTGGCTTTTTTAATGCAGTTACCGCTCCTGCTTATGCAACCCTGCGCGATACTCTGACTAGAATAACAAGAAATATTCAAACCCAACCGCTCGCTAATTATAATGTTCTTGTTCTGGACCAGGAATTAAAAAATAATTCTCATGTGAGTTTGATTAATACCAATGTTTCCCGGCAAGGAAAATTTGAGCAAGCAAATGTTACTGGTACGGAGATTTGGCTGGTTGATAAAAGCAACACTTATGCTATACGTGCGTTTGGCAACTTAAGCCAATTACATTTTCCAGATTCAGCAAAAACGGATTTAGGATATAGATACCTAATTAATGTAGGTAAGATAAGCGGTAATTATACTGTATCGCTTGTTGAACGCGCGACCACACAAAATTTTAATCCGAATGATTTTGGTTATATCGCACGCACGAATGAGTTTGCACATTTTTTGAATCAGAGTTACAATATTTACAAGCCATTTTGGAAAATAGTTAAGATGACAAATGATTTGGGAATTGATTATTTCATGCACTACAATAATCCCCGCGCTTATTCATTACTTAACATTGATTGGAACACCGATATTGATTTTAAAAATTATTTTACGTGGGGATTTTTTGGTCATGCTCAGCCCATTAAAAATAATTATGATTTCTACCAGCCGCGCACTATCGGAAGATATTATGTGTACTCGAGCAATTACGGATATGGAACATATTTTTCTACTGACTCAAGAAAAGCATTTCATCTGAGTGGCTCTGTTGGTAAAGTCATTTTTAATGAGCGGAATAGAAACAGCGTTGAGTTTTCTTTGTCCCCGCGTTATCGTTTCAATGATAAGTTTAATATGACTTATTCTTATTGGCAGGGAAATGATGCAGATGATGTAGGATTTGTAGATAATGTTAATGACACAATTATTTTTGGAGTGAGAAACGTGTTTACAAAGACAAACACTATAGAGGGAAATTATCTTTTCACACCTCGCATGTCGCTTTCCTTGCGCGTGAGGCATTACTGGTCGCAGGTGAAGTACAGTTCTTATTTTGCGCTGAATGATATAGGAAAAGATTCTCCTACATCTTATAATACGAGCAATGATATAAACTTTAACGCCTTCAATATTGATTTGGCTTTCACCTGGCAGTTTCATCCCGGCAGCGAAATAAGTATTGTTTGGAAAAACGCCATCCTCACAGAGAAATCAGATCTTGTAAAAAATTACTATGAAAATCTAAATAGAACTATTGGCTCTCCTCAATCAAATAGTTTCTCCATTAAAATTCTTTATTACCTGGATTACCAGATGCTGAAAAGAAAAAAATAACTTCCACACAATATTTTTTTCCTTCCTTCGTTGTCTGCGTAACTTCTTAAACTTATTGTCATGAGAACATCATTCATCCTCCCCATGATGTTCATTTCAACTCTCATCTTTGCGGAAACTAATTTCATTTCTGTCGAGGAAGCAGTCAAAAAGAAATTAGTGAAGGTTCACATTTACGGAAAAGGCGGGCATTGCGGAGAAGTAATCCGTATGAAAATTCTGAACATGTAGAATTTTCCTGTCGCTTATTCGGTGGAAGCGGGGAGAAGATTGGATTCGAAAGATTCCTTGCAGCAGGATATTCTGATTACAAAATCTGCCACCGTTCAATTGCTCGCGCACGAAACAAAAACGTATGACATTTTCGGAATGTGCTGCCAGGCGCATAATCATTCGCCTGACAGCGGAAGTGTTTTCAGAGTTGGAAAAATGGCAGACAGCAATTTAGTTACGATGGCAAGGTTCATTGATAAAAATAATTTGCAGAAAAGTTCGGTTGCGCAAAATGCGGTGTGGGTTCTTTCCGATGGAAATCCGATGGAAAGCATCGGAGGCGATGACCCGCTCAGCAAAAAAATTCAGCAGTTGATTGCAAAACTTACAGGGAAATCTCTTCCGAAATATAAAACAGAATACAAGCAGAGCGATAATGGAATTGCATTCTACAGTCATCCCGCAAAAATCAGCGGCACTTTTGAATATGACATGTTCACGAACGGACTGGCAACGTTTGGAATTTACGATTCGCAAGGTCACGCGGTGGAAATGTTTTTCACCGATGTTCCGCGCGATAAAGGATTTTACATTTTCAATTATGAATTCAAGACGAGCAATCTTCCCGCAGGAGAATATTATGCGCGGTTACGATTGGATGGGCAGGTGAAGAAGGAGCAGAAGTTTACGTTTTAATTTCAGGAAATCAAACCGTCCTTCATAATTAATTTTCTGTCTGCCATGTTGGCGAGTTCTTCGTTGTGCGTAACAATGATAAATGTCTGCTGAAATTTTTCGCGCAGCGTGAAAAATAAATTATGAAGTTCTCTTGCGTGAATGGAATCCAAATTTCCCGATGGCTCATCGGCAAGAATTACCGAAGGAGAATTTATTAATGCACGCGCCACTGCAACTCTTTGCTGTTCTCCTCCTGAAAGTTCAGATGGTTTATGATTTTCTCTTTCACTCAATCCTAAAAAGGAAAGAAGTTCTTTTGCTTTTGTTTCCGCTTCTGATTTTGATTTTCCTGCTATGAAAGCGGGCAGGCAAATATTTTCCAGCGCTGTAAATTCGGGAAGCAAGTGATGAAACTGAAATACAAATCCTATTTGTTTATTCCTGAACCCGGAAAGTTTTCGCTCGCTGAGCATTTTAATATTTGTTTCGCTGATGTAAACAGTTCCTCCATCGGCTTTATCAAGCGTTCCTAAAATTTGCAGCAGTGTTGTTTTCCCAGCGCCCGATGCGCCTACAATGGAAACTATTTCCCCTTTTTTTATTTCGAGTGAAACTCCTTTCAGCACGTGAAGGTTGCCATAGGATTTATGTATGTCTTTTGCTGAAATCATTTTCAACGAATAACGAATCGGGCACGAATATACGAATACGAATAGTTGTTATATTCGCTTCTCTGTTTTTAATTTATAATCTATAATTCATAATTTCCACTATGAACTTACATGAATACCAGGGAAAACAAATTTTAAAATCTTTCGGAGTAAATGTGCAGGAAGGAATTGTTGCGGAAACCGTTGAACAGGCGGTGAGCGCAGCAAAACAATTACAGCAGGAAACCAAAACTCCTATTTGGATTGTGAAAGCGCAAGTGCATGCGGGCGGAAGAGGAAAAGCGGGGGGAGTGAAAGTTGCAAAAACACTGGATGAAGTGAAAGAAAAAGCCACTGCCATTCTTGGAATGAAATTAATTTCGCGCCAAACCGGACCGCAGGGAAAAATTGTTCATAAAATTTTAATTGCGCAGGATGTTTATTATCCCGGAGAATCTCAAACGAAAGAATATTACATCAGCGTTCTGCTCAACCGCGCGCACGGAAGAAACATGATTATTTATTCACAGGAAGGTGGAATGGAAATTGAGGAAGTGGCGGCAAAAACTCCGGAGAAAATTTTCAAAGAAGAAATTGACCCGAAGGTCGGGCTCAAAGATTTTCAGTGCAGAAAAATTGCTTTCAATCTTGGTTTAAGTGGGGAAGCATTTAAGAACATGACAAAGTTTACGGCTTCGCTTTACAAAGCATACGAAACCATTGACGCTTCTCTCTTCGAAATAAATCCGCTGCTGAAAACTTCCGATAATAAAATAGTTGCCGTTGATTCAAAAGTTGTGCTGGATGAGAACGCGCTTTTCCGCCATCCTGATTATGCCGCCATGCGTGATAAAATGGAAGAAGACCCCACCGAAGTGGAAGCGGGCGAGCACGATTTGAATTATGTGAAGTTGGATGGTAATGTGGGCTGCATGGTGAACGGTGCGGGACTTGCAATGGCAACGATGGACATCATTAAACTTTCAGGAGGCGAACCCGCAAACTTTTTAGATGTGGGCGGCACTGCAAATGCCGAGCGCGTGGAACATGCATTCAGAATTATTCTCAAAGATGCGCACGTGAAAGCAATCCTTGTAAATATTTTCGGAGGCATTGTGCGCTGCGACCGTGTGGCGCACGGAATTGTGGATGCGTATAAAAATCTTGGCAACATAAAAGTGCCGATTATTGTTCGCCTGCAGGGAACGAATGCGATGGAAGCAAAAAAAATTATTGATGAATCGGGATTGAAAGTTTTTCCTGCCATTGAGTTGCAGGAAGCAGCCGACTTGGTACAAAAATGTCTTTCTTAAATTCTCTATCTTTGCCAAAATTATTTTATGCCGGATAATTTACTGAAAGGAAAACGGGGAATCATCACAGGCGCGCTTGATGCAAATTCTATTGCGTGGAAGGTTGCCGGCAGAGCATACCAG
Proteins encoded in this window:
- a CDS encoding SAM-dependent chlorinase/fluorinase, which encodes MPIITLTTDLGLTDYYVGALKGAILSQMPEVAIVDITHNVPAFDIRHGAYVLKQAYPNFPAGTVHIIGINAEASANQNHLAILCDGHYFIGTDNGIFSLLFEKVPDKIYDLSNIRQETDIMIFPLKDIFVKAACHLARGGTPEVLGIAQENFKKVNTIRPVFTDNVLHGTVMYVDSYGNAVANITKQFFNDTIRGKKFTLEFQGEEIAEISQRYNEVSSGGILALFNSAGYLEIAQSRGGISGLYNLTVGSPITIRITE
- a CDS encoding PhoH family protein, which codes for MNELLIRIDSENPVEFYGINDRNLFLIKKRFPKLKIVARGDTLKVLGEQEELDLFEKRIQALQNYYSTGGKLSEDVIDQIMSGNESQVNVPADSGDVIVFGNNGIIVKARTANQRKMVESAKRNDIIFAIGPAGTGKTYTAVAMAVRALKNKEVRKIVLCRPAVEAGESLGFLPGDLKEKLDPYLQPLYDALYDMIPPEKMMNYIENRTVEIAPLAFMRGRTLDHAYVILDEAQNATEGQLKMFLTRMGSTAKFVITGDVTQIDLPRNQPSGLANAFQILGGINGIDFIHLDGSDVVRHRLVKSVIDAYAKTKGPIQPNV
- a CDS encoding phosphoribosylaminoimidazolesuccinocarboxamide synthase; protein product: MEAITATNFKFPGQKSFYKGKVRDVYNINDEILVMIVSDRISAFDVVLPRGIPYKGQVLNQIASKFLKATSDIVPNWVIDVPDPMVTVGKMCEPFKVEMVIRGYASGHAWRTYKSGKRELCGVKLPEGIKENDKFPEPIITPSTKASIGHDEDISREEILKQEIVSKEDYEQLEKYTRAVFKRGTELADKMGLILVDTKYEFGKKDGKIYLIDEIHTPDSSRYFYKEGYAERQKKGEPQKQLSKEFVREWLIANNFMGKEGQTVPEMTDAIVKQISDRYIELYENITGEKFQRADASNVLGRVEANINSFLKKYFSSKQAVHS
- a CDS encoding carbohydrate binding family 9 domain-containing protein encodes the protein MRGIIFFLLFSAFASSVFSNSKNSDSTQTSKKEYTAVRISHPPKIDADLNDSCWMNIPVATDFIQSQPNPLLPSRKKTDVKLAYDNNAIYVLAIMYDSSPDSILHELSTRDNAFFGPNADAFGVLFDTYHDKQNAFLFSVTAAGVQADTRLSGDNFDDSWNAVWESKVKITNYGWVAEYRIPYSALRFPKKEIQEWGINFSRQIRRCREFSNWNPIDPKVNGMVVQAGILHGISNIKSPLRLSVSPYISTYAYNFAGQNSYAFNGGADVKYGINESFTMDMMLIPDFGQVRSDDKILNLSPFEVRYDERRSFFTEGTELFNRANIFYSRRVGGIPLRYNSVYDSTRTNEIVDKNPQNAQLYNATKISGRTKDKLGIGFFNAVTAPAYATLRDTLTRITRNIQTQPLANYNVLVLDQELKNNSHVSLINTNVSRQGKFEQANVTGTEIWLVDKSNTYAIRAFGNLSQLHFPDSAKTDLGYRYLINVGKISGNYTVSLVERATTQNFNPNDFGYIARTNEFAHFLNQSYNIYKPFWKIVKMTNDLGIDYFMHYNNPRAYSLLNIDWNTDIDFKNYFTWGFFGHAQPIKNNYDFYQPRTIGRYYVYSSNYGYGTYFSTDSRKAFHLSGSVGKVIFNERNRNSVEFSLSPRYRFNDKFNMTYSYWQGNDADDVGFVDNVNDTIIFGVRNVFTKTNTIEGNYLFTPRMSLSLRVRHYWSQVKYSSYFALNDIGKDSPTSYNTSNDINFNAFNIDLAFTWQFHPGSEISIVWKNAILTEKSDLVKNYYENLNRTIGSPQSNSFSIKILYYLDYQMLKRKK
- a CDS encoding ABC transporter ATP-binding protein, which encodes MISAKDIHKSYGNLHVLKGVSLEIKKGEIVSIVGASGAGKTTLLQILGTLDKADGGTVYISETNIKMLSERKLSGFRNKQIGFVFQFHHLLPEFTALENICLPAFIAGKSKSEAETKAKELLSFLGLSERENHKPSELSGGEQQRVAVARALINSPSVILADEPSGNLDSIHARELHNLFFTLREKFQQTFIIVTHNEELANMADRKLIMKDGLIS
- the sucC gene encoding ADP-forming succinate--CoA ligase subunit beta, whose amino-acid sequence is MNLHEYQGKQILKSFGVNVQEGIVAETVEQAVSAAKQLQQETKTPIWIVKAQVHAGGRGKAGGVKVAKTLDEVKEKATAILGMKLISRQTGPQGKIVHKILIAQDVYYPGESQTKEYYISVLLNRAHGRNMIIYSQEGGMEIEEVAAKTPEKIFKEEIDPKVGLKDFQCRKIAFNLGLSGEAFKNMTKFTASLYKAYETIDASLFEINPLLKTSDNKIVAVDSKVVLDENALFRHPDYAAMRDKMEEDPTEVEAGEHDLNYVKLDGNVGCMVNGAGLAMATMDIIKLSGGEPANFLDVGGTANAERVEHAFRIILKDAHVKAILVNIFGGIVRCDRVAHGIVDAYKNLGNIKVPIIVRLQGTNAMEAKKIIDESGLKVFPAIELQEAADLVQKCLS